A genome region from Perca fluviatilis chromosome 20, GENO_Pfluv_1.0, whole genome shotgun sequence includes the following:
- the slc18b1 gene encoding MFS-type transporter SLC18B1 isoform X3, translated as MGKYIVQIGAKFMLVMGLFVSSGCTILFGLLNRVPAGPIFITLCFVVRSIDALGFAAAMTSSFAMTAKIFPNNVATVLGSLEIFTGLGLILGPPVGGWFYQSFGYEVPFMLLGCFLLIMVPFNIYVLPNIDSDPSKDSFFRLLTKVKIVLICYVIFTLSAGLGFLDATLSLFAMERFTLSSGYVGLIMLGLSLPYCLASPLIGYFTDKYPTTRSWFMVIGGVATAIGFSMLGPVPFLHIPSNLWLLIIMLGVIGFSLGMTAIPTFPEIITCAKEQGYEEGLSTLGMVSGLFGAVWSMGMFYGPIVGGLITQHLSFEWAATVQGGLALLGALSLAVYYLCHPPQHQSVREDSLRTDESTPLLTE; from the exons ATGGGGAAATAT ATTGTCCAAATTGGTGCAAAGTTTATGCTGGTGATGGGGCTTTTTGTTTCGTCAGGCTGCACCATTCTGTTTGG GTTACTCAATCGGGTACCTGCGGGACCCATTTTCATAACTCTGTGCTTCGTAGTGAGGTCCATAGACGCTTTAGGCTTTGCCGCTGCGATGACCTCCTCTTTTGCCATGACAGCAAAAATATTCCCAAACAATGTGGCAACTGTTTTG ggtAGTTTGGAGATTTTCACAGGACTTGGTCTTATTCTGGGGCCACCGGTCGGAGGGTGGTTCTACCAGTCTTTTGGATATGAAGTTCCTTTTATGCTTCTTGGGTGTTTCCTGTTGATTATGGTTCCATTCAACATATACGTCTTGCCAAACATAG ATTCAGACCCCTCGAAGGATTCGTTCTTTCGACTTCTCACCAAAGTGAAAATCGTCCTGATCTGCTATGTGATATTCACTCTGAGTGCAGGACTGGGCTTCTTGGATGCCACTTTGTCCCTGTTTGCTATGGAGAGG TTTACTCTCTCATCTGGCTACGTGGGACTCATCATGCTCGGTTTGTCGTTACCATACTGTCTGGCATCACCGCTGATTGGGTATTTCACTGATAAATATCCT acCACCAGGTCTTGGTTCATGGTGATAGGGGGTGTCGCCACAGCCATTGGCTTCTCAATGCTCGGTCCCGTCCCTTTCCTTCACATCCCGAG TAATCTGTGGTTGCTGATCATCATGCTTGGTGTAATTGGGTTTTCTCTGGGCATGACTGCAATCCCCACGTTCCCTGAGATCATCACATGTGCAAA GGAACAAGGATATGAAGAAGGATTAAGCACTCTTGGAATGGTGTCTGGACTGTTTGGGGCCGTTTGGTCCATGGG gatgtTTTATGGCCCAATAGTGGGTGGCCTTATCACACAACATCTGAGCTTTGAGTGGGCCGCTACAGTCCAAGGAGGCTTGGCGCTTTTGGGT